The DNA window CCAGCTACTGGCTCCTACAGACCAGATGAAGCAGACTAGAGACACAAGTGGAGAAAGCTGCCAGCTGGCAAATTCTCAGAGTGTGGCCTTCTGGCCACTGGCCCTGCCCACCCTACCTCATGGAGAGGATGAACTGGCTGAGCAGATTGGCCTCCCGGGGCCCTGGGCACCGTGTACCTCAGGGGTCCAGTCTGCAGACCCCTGTCATGGCTGACCCTGAGACCTGCCTTATGGTCTTCAAGAATCACTGGTCCCAGGTAGGAGATTCTATGCCAAATGGCCTAATCCACTGGCTGCTCCTAACTACTAATCTACTAACCTTCAGTTTTCTCTCACCATCCCATTTAGTCATCATATCATCGTAGATTCCTactgtcttctgtttcttcaggTAGTGCGAATTCTGGAGCGGCAAGGCCCTCGGGCAGCTCCTGGGGGTGCGGATGATCTCAGTGCTGTGCGCAACCACACTTACCAAATGTTGACACTTCTGGTAGAAGATCGCGCGGTCCCCTCGGCCCCCACGGCTCCTGGGCCCTTGTTGGAATTTGCTTTGCGTGAGGACCTGCTAACTCGTGTGTTGGTTTGGCAGCTTCAATGGGATGAGCTTGGGGACGGGGTTGAGGAACGGCGGGCTGAGCAACTGAAGCTGTTTGAGATGCTAGTGAGTGAAGCTCGCCAGCCACTGTTGCGACACGGTCCGGTTCGTGAGGCTCTGCTGACCTTGCTGGATGCCTGTGGCCGCCCTGTGCCCAGTAGCCCAGCACTGGATGAAGGCCTGGTGCTACTTCTCAgccagctgtgtgtgtgtctggcccGGGAACCTTCATTGCTCGAGTTCTTCCTGCAGCCACctcctgagcctggagctgcccccCGCCTTCTCCTCTTTTCTCGCCTTGTTCCCTACGTCCATCGAGAGGGCACGCTGGGCCAGCAGGCCCGTGACGCCCTACTTCTGCTCATGGCTCTGTCGGCCGGGAGTCCCACTGTGGGCCGCTACATTGCAGATCACTCTTACTTCTGCCCGGTCAGCACCTCCTGGGATGGGGGGTGGGCTATGGTGTATTGATACTGGACAGCACCTTGCTATCCAGAAGATGTGGAGGGACTGTGTACTGGGTACTTTTCCTTTAGGTGGTAGCCCCCTGGGTTTGAAAGCAGTACCTGGAGTTGGGGTGGGGATGAAACATGGGCTTAGGTGGACAGCCCAGGTACTGAGGCTCTTTGTAGGCCAGTGTTCACAGGTGATGTCCTGGCACATTGGGTAACTAAATATCTGCTTGGGGAATAGCTCTTTCCCCTACTCCCATCAAAACTCTGGGTTAAAAGCTCCCCtggttcctttttatatattgtctgAGCTTTTGGTAACCTGTCCTTGGGGATGGCCCCCAGGTGCTGGCCACAGGGCTGAGTGCCCTGTATTCCTCACTGCCCCGCAAGATTGAGGTTCCAGGGGATGATTGGCACTGCCTGCGACGGGAGGACTGGCTGGGGGTGCCAGCCCTTGCGCTCTTCATGAGTTCCCTAGAATTCTGCAATGCAGTCATTCAGGTGGGATTGCACTTCCCAGGAGGTCTGGTCCTTGGTCATTCTGGGGAgatggggtgggaagggggcacATTCCCTGGAGTTCTGTTATTCTGCCATCTTGGGGGTGGGGTATCTGCTTGTACCATTCTATTGCCTTCCAGACAGTGGCCACCTCacattcctcctccttctctcttgcaCTCCTGCAGGTGGCTCACCCTTTGGTGCAGAAGCAGCTAGTTGATTATATCCATAATGGGTTCTTGGTGCCTGTAATGGGACCTGCCCTGCATAAGGTGAGAGTTATGGGTGGCAAGGCTGAGGGGTGGTGACCCCAATGCCAGGACCAATGCGGGAGGCAGTGGGCTGGGTACTCCTCCCCATTTCCTTGTCTGCTCCTAGTTCCTCCTTAGAGCTCGGGGAAAATAATTCAGTATATGTGCAGAGAGGCCTTAAATTTCTGAACTTTCCCTCCCCTTCGTCCAGACCTCTGTGGAGGAGATGATCGCCAGTACCGCCTACCTGGAGCTTTTCCTACGGAgtatctcagagcctgctttgctcCGTACCTTCCTGCGATTCCTGCTGTTACACCGGCATGACACCCACACTATCCTTGACACCCTTGTTGCCCGTATTGGCAGCAACTCCCGGGTATGGCCCCTACCTCTGTCCTGGCTTACCTGGGTGagccaccttctctctctgacctttgtTTTGGGAGGGTGTGCCTGCCCTTCTTTGGTCTTTGTCTCCAGCAATCACTTCAAAGTGAGGTGGCATTTACTTTCCAGTATTAAATTTTTGACCACTTAGGGAGTAGGTAACTACTCCTTTGCTTTTGTAATATAGGAATCTAGAACacagtttctttttctggatAACCAGCTGCTCATCATGACTAGGGGTTTTGCTATTGTGCTATACTTGCAATGTAGCACTGGCCTGGGGTTCTCTTCAACTGTATATTGTACTGTGGCCTGCTATGGGTGACCCAAGATCACTTCTCCAGGTTTTGCATTTGCTTTGATAGGTGATCCAGCTGCTGCTGGTATGcttagctttttttccctttggatttGCCACATTTGAACTGCTGTAACTTGGGGCACCCATCTCCCCACTTTACCTACTTACACATTTCTTTCCTCCTGAACATTTTTACTGAATGTTCACTATGTGCCTTATTGTTTTCTCCTACTAAAGATAAGTGGTAAACAAAGTAGACATAGTTGCTGGCTTCATGGAGTTTCCTTTATAGAGGAAGTAGAACACAAacccattaataaaataattgaaaattgtAGTCACTGGTATGAAAAAACTAAACAGGAAGCTTAGAAAATAATAGAGTGGTCAGAAACATCTCTGAGGAGGGGACATTGAGCTAAGACCTAAAGGTCATGAGGGAGTTTACCTATTAGGGAACAAGTAAAGTCTGGGCAGAGGATGCAGCTTGCAAAGTACATGAGATGGGGATGAGTTGAATGTATTTGAGGAAGTGACAGACCAGTAAGACTGGAGGTGTAGTAAGCAAGGGGGAGAAAGGAATGAGGTGAAAGTAGAGAGGTAGGTAAGATTCAGTCATGCATGGCCTTGTAGACTGTGGTAAGCAGTTTGGATTTTAACCAGTAGAAATATGTATGAAATAGGAGTAAGTCGTTTCCAAGTAATAAAGACCCAGAGTCTTTCTAGGGGAATAAAGCATTTGTTTAGTCATGAACTTTATGCCATTTATTTAGCTCTGGAACCATTCTTGTTATCTTCTTACAACAAATACTTGAAGTTCCCTAGgtccttatatttaaaatagaagttcTTGGATTACTAAAGGTTCTGGAAAACTGTTGAAGATCATTGAGATACCTTGAAGTACCTGGTAGTAGGCCTCTCGATAGGTGAGGTTTTGGGATAGCTGTTTTGTGTAGGTGAGGTTTCTGAATAATGAAGGGTATGGATGAAGTATTCTATACTGACTTTGATTAGACCAGTGTTGCTGAACAAGGTGCATACTTCAGGACTTGAAAGTGGCAACAGCTACAACAGCTTCTAAGGCTCTCTGCCTTAGATCTCTTAGAGTATAATATGCAGGGCATGTGTATTTTTACAATATTCCAAAAAGTTCTTACGATACATGCCTGAGTTAGTTAACAATTATTGGCAAAAGTCAGTAGGGAATAGATGTCAtagctttgattttaaaaagatgtcagtTTCTCATTATGCTAAAGTTAGACCTTTGTCCTCTATCTATTTGACCTGATAGAATGTCCTATTCATGTTTTGAGACCGTTAATTTCCTACttgaggtttattattttttttcctatgctgGGCTCTATCCATGTTGCTTTTGCCTTAATCTTATCCTCACTCCTTCGATTTTCTCTCATTGGGTTTAGTCTtgagcatttaatttttttagtcttaCATTTGGTCCTCTGGTCTCAAAAGCCTTCATATTCTTGAGGTATTTCTTCTTGGTTCTGGCTTCTCGGAGGACCAGATTGTTTCTGATTTCAGGATGCCTGTGTTAAACATGCAGTggcttttctttccattgtttggCCTTTTTAGTCTTGATTCTTTTGGCCTGATTTTGAACTTCTTTAAACTTGTCTTTTGTGGCTTAAAGTGAATGCTGACTAGTCAGTCTGTGTGCCTGACTATCTGTTTTAGTTTCCCATTGCTGtcataacaaatcaccacaaacatagtggcttaaaacacacAAATTTATTACCTTACATTTCTGTAGGTCATACATCTGATACAGATCTCAttaggctaaaataaaaaatgtttgtcagggctgtgttcctttctggaggctctaggagtAGATATGTTTCCTTGTTCAGTAGGGTTGCTGGTAGAATTTATTTCATTGCAATTTTAGGACTGAGATTCCTGTGTTTTTGCTGGCTGTCAGCTAAGGACCATTCGCAGATTCTAGGTCCTTGGTTTGTAGCCCCCTTCCTTTCATCCTCAAAGCCATCAATGGTGGATCAAGTCTGTCTCAagcttcagatttctttttgacTCAGCTGGAAAAGGTCTTCTGCTTTTAAGGACTCAATTGATTTGATTGTGTCTTCCTGGATAATCTACGCTACTCTCCCCACCTCAAATTTCATAACcataatcatatctgcaaagtacCTTTTGTCATACAATGTAAAATACTTACAGTCCTGGAAATTAGGAcctggacatctttgggggaccTTCAGTGAATGTGAATGTTTTCATTGCTAGTTAAGATGGTCATTTAGGGTAAATCTGAACATCCATGCAAGTATCCAAATATGTGAACTGCTCTCTCATCACTTTCCCATTGCAGTTGGCTTTTAATCCTCCCACGGTTATTTAGTAAATGATGAGCACCTAGACTGTGCAATGTGCTCTGGACTAAGACCCAATAGTTGTTTTCAGGGAGCTCCATAAGGGAAGTAGAGAGAAAGTGTTGTGGGGattcagaggagagagggagtaCTTACTTGTGTCTGTTCTCCTCCACTTTCTTCGCCTAGCCAGAGAAGAACCAcccttcttattttctaaaacaaatggtTTCCTCTATTCTGGACCcacctgttttttccttttcctgtcagCTGTGCttgagcttttctttcttctaccttCTGAGAGATACATCAGTGTTGGAGAGGTGACTCAGACTCCTCGTTCACAGCCCCGCCCACTTCCCAGCTGGGATTCTTCCAGGTTCTCTCTGGTTTCTTGTTGGTAGGCATTTAGTGACTGTGCAGCCGCAGTCTCTGCTGACAGGCGTTCACTTAGTTATCATATTGTGGTTGTCATTCTATTAGTCATTCACTCAGTCCCAGTATTTCTTAGGGTCTTTCTTCATGGGTATTCATTACATTAAGTACTGTGGGAATCTCTGCTTACAGGGGTATGTAGCCAGAGTCTGCTGACATGTGTGTATGGTCTGTAGAAATACAGAACCTGACACATGGTTCATTCTTATCTGTAAATAGTGAGGTCTTGCCTATAAAGGTCATGTGATCATTTATTTACTGCTTGAATGAttgttatgtgccaggccctgtacACACACTACTCTAGGAGTGGttggctgggcctggggctgggagggttCCCATTTGGTAAACATCTTGGTGGGTAGAGAGCTCTTATGgtgactccctccctcctcccccacccccccagctctGCATGGTCTCTCTGAGTCTCTTCAGGACCCTACTGAACCTCAGCTGTGAGGATGTCCTGCTGCAGCTGGTTCTCAGGTAcctgtgggggcagggctgagggatGGCTGATCCTGAACTCTCAAGGCCTTATGCATTGCTGGGCGATGGGTTGTATCGGGGTTGCTCATGTGCAGCATGGCTTAGCCATGTAGTTCCATTGGCCTGATGTTCTTGGAGCCTAGCTTGGCCATGTAGTTCCACTGGCCTGATGTTCTCCCAAGCCCTGTCCTTCCTTTCTGATCTATCCTGTGCCCCTTCTTCTGCTTTCCCAGGTATCTTGTTCCATGTAACCATGTGATGCTGAGCCAGAAGCCAGCTGTACGTGATGTGGACCTATATGGACGAGCTGCGGACAAGTTTCTCTCCCTAATCCCACGCTGTTGTCGGCATCGTGCCCCTAGCCCACCCCGTCCAGAGCATGCCTCATGGGCACGAGGTGGGCctagcagagaggcagggagaagggaggacaCCACGGGTATGGCCTGTGTTCTGGAGAGCCTAGCAAGAGGTGGGgttagggtggggtggggggagacggTCATGAGTGGCATTTCCATCTTTGGGGAGGTCAATGCCTTAACTCCACCAAAGAAATTTAGCTTCTGAGCAAAGCTACTCCTCTTCTTCATTCCAGTCGTATATAGTTTctattttccattgtttctttggtgttGGGGGTGGTGAGAGGGGGTGGTGGATGCAGAAAAGCTTAATTTAGAGGGTGGAGAATCAGCTGCCTAAATAGGTCACATGTCCTTGCTGCTTCACTGCCTTCCCACTTAGTCTCCCTAGGTGCCTTATCCCTCCTCCTGGCCCTCTGTCTGTCtgattccttttatgtttttttccctctgtagGCCCTGGAAGCCCAAGTGTTGACTCCTCTTCTGTGGTAACAGTGCCTCGGCCCTCCACACCATCTCGTCTGGCCCTCTTCCTGCGACAGcagagtctgggtggctcggaatccccagctccagcccctcGCTCACCAGGGCTCGCTGcatccccagcctccagccctggcCGACGGCCCAGCCCTGTGGAGGAGCCTGGTGAGCTGGAAGACAATTACCTGGAGTATCTGCGTGAGGCGCGCCGTGGTGTGGACCGGTGTGTCCGAGCCTGCCGTACCTGGTCTGCCCCCTATGATGGCGAGCGGCCCCCTCCTGAGCCCAGTCCTGTTGGCTCCCGGACTAAGAAACGCAGCCTACTGCCTGAGGAGGACAGGGAcaatgtgggggaaggggaggaggaagagctggGGAGTGGAGGGCTtgctgggggtgcaggggagggccctggccacctgccccctccccagctcaatgGGATGCCAGGACCATGGCCTGAGGGGGCCAAGAAGGTTCGTCGGGTACCTCAGGATGGGGCTGGGGAACTGTCAGAGAGCACCCCTGAGGGCATGGCAGGACTAGAGGGCTTTGGGCAGGAGCTCCGGGAACTGGAGGTGGCATTGAGCAATGGGGGGGCTGGCTCAGAACCCCCACTAGAGCCTCCACTACCtcttgaggaggaggaggcctaTGAGAGCTTCACCTGTccccctgagccccccagccccttcctcagcAGCCCTTtgcggacgctcaaccagctgccAAGCCAGCCCTTCACTGGTAAGCTACTTAGCCAAGGCCTTCCCCTTTGCATACTCTCTGCATGTATTCGACATGTTTGTGCTGATTTCTGAGACTTCTTGTCCATATCATTTCCGTGTACTTGCCCAGATCCTCATCCATTTTGCTTGAATCCTTTCCAGATACATGTCAtacttgtgtctctgtgtctgtgtatacGTCTTCCATGCTTGTGCTGGTTGGAATATTAATTTATGTCTGAGCCTTGTATGTTCTATGTGCatgttcctcctcttccccagtcTGGCCATTTCCTGGGATTGTGATCAGGATGTGTTTGGTGTTTCCTGGTGAATCACAACAGTATATCAGAACAATATATATGGAGGACGTATGTGGTGTCCTGTATGTGAGGCACCTGTAAGCCATGCTGTTCCATGCTGTTCCCACCAGTATATTTGTCTGGGTGTTGGGTCTCCTGTCAACTTTTCTGTGGACCAAGATCATCTCTTTTGGCATTCCCCTACTctgccctcctttcttctcccagtCTCTTTAGAGAAGGACTCAATTtcaggtttttcctgttctctgttCTTGTACCTGGTTGGTTGCTATGAGTACCCAGTAAAAATTTCTTCAAAACTTGCGGTTAGTAATAAGGACTGAAGCAGATAGAATGAAATACCTCTTTGAGAGTAAGTGACAAAAGTGTAGCCCTGATCCTCCCAGCTGAGTTCTTTTGGTCTTTCTAAAGGCCGTGGAGCTAGACCTGACCCGAGTGGCTGGGCTCactcctctttgtttttatttgagaaccAGCTTTACCATCCCAGCTTTTATCTAGGTCTTATCCTTACTCCTCACCTCACTCTAGgggacaaatgaacaaacaaacaaaatacagcacctcTGAGAAGCAGTGTCTAGACACACCTTTAGTGTCCCTCCATGTCACTGACATGTGTAAATCACTTACTATGATGTTAGTTCCTTGAAAGAACTCAGCACATGGTAGCTTTTTACTAGAATTATCATCTTTTGGGTGTATGGCAGATATAAGTTGACCAAGGTATCTACTCATCTTATGGTTTTTTGTAGTCAAGTTACCGTGCCTTGATCAGTAGATGTCCCAGCGGGGCCTGGGATATGCTGCCCTCCTGCTTGTGCAGCATCGGGGCTTCTGCTCTAGAGTCATGACAGCTCCCTCTTGGAGACTACAGAGAATGTCTTTCCAGTTATTTAGGCTTTGCTTCCTGCTCAGTACCACTAGAAGGTGGTATGCAGGTTTTACCACATTCTTGAAATATTAACTGAAGCCgcgtctcttttcttctttgtaaactCCTCTGAGCTTTTTGAATTTTCTCATGCAAGAAAGTCCCaggaaatgagagaaacagaaggacagAATTATGGGGTATCTTAGGACCCTGTTAAACTAGAGTTCTGTGGAGCTAAGGCCGGTCATACATATTTGGAATAGAGACTGTTCCAGGATCTTTTTTGGAATTCAttgcctgttttcctttcatcattttcCTGTCTCAGTTCATGGTACAGTTCTTAGGTATAATCCCTTTCCCTTACAGATCACTGGTCAGACAGACTAATGGTTCTAGAGGCCACGTGCTGGTGATCTGGCTCAGTTGAGGCCGATTCTCCCAGTAGATGATTCTAATCCCTTCTGTTATCCTCTCGCTCAGCAGAGTCTACTCTTAATGAGTTTTCTCTGACTCTGAactaaacatttttctataaattctcTTCTACCTTCTTGATTGCTAATTTCTTCTTTGGGGCTTCCAGAGATTTCTGCCCTATCTTTAAGTTGGCCTGTGTAGTTGCCTTTGTCTTTGTTACAGTTCATTCTTGCTTTCTTTATGATTAAAGTATAGTGTTATCCTCTGTTTTGTGTGTAACCTGATTCTTCTTTTGGTCCTAATCACTTTCTTGcttgttctttcttctgttatGTCTCTTGGgtgaaactttttaaaacactgagaGACATTATATAGCGTATAGTTATTACTGAAACCTTATAATTTGCTACATCTTAGGCTAACTGCTTTATAAGAATATTCTTTGATCCTTTTAATAATCTTGTGAGGtgggtgtattttattttgttaagtagGACACTATGCTTAGAGAATTTTGATTCATCCAGTAACTTAACAAGTAAAGGATAAAGCTGGAATTGGAAACCAGGtctttctgactccagagcctatgATCTGGCTCTTCATCTTGAGTATAAAGCTGGCATGTGGGACTCTTGGGTCCACATGGTGTCTGCCATTTCATCTCCTCCAGAGTAGGTGATCACAGGATACTTAAATATACACAGACACTGATATACAAATGATTTTCATCTAGTAGTGGGAggtctcttggttttgggaggAATGCGTGCAATGTGCATTGTGTTCAGGCCTTGTATCCTTGTGcccaccctccccaggccccttcaTGGCTGTGCTCTTTGCCAAACTCGAGAACATGCTGCAGAACTCCGTCTATGTCAACTTCCTGCTGACGGGGCTGGTGGCCCAGCTGGCCTgtcacccccagcccctgctccgcTCTTTCCTGCTCAACACCAACATGGTCTTCCAGCCCAGTGTCAAGTCCCTGCTGCAGGTGTGcgatgcatgcatgcatgggtgCGTCCGGGCTCCATGGTGGGCCAGGCCCACAACTGGAGTGATCCTGGGGGGGCTGGGAACAGGCTCAGTGGGATTAGAAAGGACCATCAGTCTAGAGCCACACAGAAATGTCATGAAGTTGTGCTTCATAGGTACTGGGTTCTGTGAAGAATAAAATTGAGAGCTTTGCGGCCTCCCAGGAGGACTTCCCAGCACTGCTATCCAAAGCCAAGAAGTACCTCATTGCCCGTGGCAAGTTGGACTGGGCCGAGGGCCCTGCAGCAGGACCTGCCCCCCGCCGCTCTGATCCCCTAGGTGAGGCCTACTCCACTGCTCCAGTCCTTTTCCTGCCTTCCCTAGATAGTTAATTAACCCAGGTAAATTGAGCTCTTATTAAAGGTGAAACCTTGTGCCATGAACTGAAGAGCTGTAGGAAATTGAGTCTTGATGTTTGTCCTCTGGCTTGTGGTCAGGGGATAAAATATAGTTGTGTCCACTAAGAGCCAAATCAGCAGCACTAGCAAAAACTGAAGTAGTAAGATAGGCAAGGGGACAGAGTAGTGTCTAGGTTAAGGGATTGTTGCAGTTTGGGAATAGGCATGGCATTTGACATGGTCCTCAAGAGATAGATAGGACTTGGGTAGCCAAAGGCGTGGGATGGCTTTACTCTTTTGTCCAGGGGACAGCACGGACTATTGTGTTGGAGCAGGGGATTTGGACGGTGGTGGAGCAGTTGGCAATAAGACTGGAAAGATTAGGGCAGAGCCCAGATTAGGTTCTCAGATTAGGAGTTGGGCTGGGTAGAAGTTGTGATCTTTTGGGCAGTGAGAACCCATTGGAGGTTCTTAGATATGAGAGTGGAGAGATAAGCATATTAGTTCATGTGATAAGTGAATTGGAGCCAGGAGAAAATAGTCAGGAGGCTTCTGCTGAAATGCAGATGTGACCTGCAAAGTTTGAATTAGAATagtggaaacagaaaggaagaatttgataatgtggaaatggaaaggaagtCTTGGCAGAGTTTGGTGAATGGTTGTGGAGTACAACGAAGAAGGAAGAATTAAATGTGGCCATGCAGTTTTAGTTAAATCTAGATCTTCCATCAGTAAGTGTCTGGGCGTTTGCTGTATGTACTATCCCTTGTCTTTGGCACAGGCTACTCAGAGAGGTACAAGATGAGACATCTGCTTTTAAAGAACTGACAGTCTGGAGAGTGACTAGAGAAATGTAATGACTGGGAAAGCAAGGTCCCAAAGGTGGTAGAAGTAGTGGGATCCAGTGCACCAGGGAAGGATTAACTTTGGACAggaaaagacttttttccccttttgagaCAAATGAGGATAGATCAAAGGAGGAAGTGATACGTACCCATGGAGTTGTAAGGTGTGGAGGGCAAGGTCAGGAAATTGAAGTCCTTTATTTGCTAATCAAAGTAGGAAGCAAAACAATATGCTAATACAAGAGAGCAGGGGTGAGATGGACGTATGAGAGATGTGGGTTGGGAAGACAGTACCAGAATGGTTATTATACAGCTGTGCAGACCCAGCTGAAGTTCCTTAGCACGATTTCCTCATGGTACAGCACTGTGAATCTGTCTTATTTCCATAGTGCTAGTATTGGGTTCACTGTAGAAGCAAGTAAGAGTCTAAgcccttgaactcacagattacTGTATGAGATAGAAGACCTATAAACTATAAACAAGTTACTACAGTACAGTGTGATAAAGGCAGTGAAATGGGAAGTCAGTGGAGGGCAAATCAGAAGTTTCTCAGAGGGGTGAGGATAATAAGATTAGGCCAAGGATGATGAAAACAGTGGGGAGAGCAAAATTAAGGCCTAGAGGGCTACAGAAGTATGTAAGGATCTTGGAGAGTTCCAGGAAGAGCAGTACGTGTGGgtgcaaaagcaggggagggtgtaAAGAGTTTG is part of the Suricata suricatta isolate VVHF042 chromosome 11, meerkat_22Aug2017_6uvM2_HiC, whole genome shotgun sequence genome and encodes:
- the FAM160A2 gene encoding FTS and Hook-interacting protein isoform X3; translation: MERMNWLSRLASRGPGHRVPQGSSLQTPVMADPETCLMVFKNHWSQVVRILERQGPRAAPGGADDLSAVRNHTYQMLTLLVEDRAVPSAPTAPGPLLEFALREDLLTRVLVWQLQWDELGDGVEERRAEQLKLFEMLVSEARQPLLRHGPVREALLTLLDACGRPVPSSPALDEGLVLLLSQLCVCLAREPSLLEFFLQPPPEPGAAPRLLLFSRLVPYVHREGTLGQQARDALLLLMALSAGSPTVGRYIADHSYFCPVLATGLSALYSSLPRKIEVPGDDWHCLRREDWLGVPALALFMSSLEFCNAVIQVAHPLVQKQLVDYIHNGFLVPVMGPALHKTSVEEMIASTAYLELFLRSISEPALLRTFLRFLLLHRHDTHTILDTLVARIGSNSRVWPLPLSWLTWLCMVSLSLFRTLLNLSCEDVLLQLVLRYLVPCNHVMLSQKPAVRDVDLYGRAADKFLSLIPRCCRHRAPSPPRPEHASWARGPGSPSVDSSSVVTVPRPSTPSRLALFLRQQSLGGSESPAPAPRSPGLAASPASSPGRRPSPVEEPGELEDNYLEYLREARRGVDRCVRACRTWSAPYDGERPPPEPSPVGSRTKKRSLLPEEDRDNVGEGEEEELGSGGLAGGAGEGPGHLPPPQLNGMPGPWPEGAKKVRRVPQDGAGELSESTPEGMAGLEGFGQELRELEVALSNGGAGSEPPLEPPLPLEEEEAYESFTCPPEPPSPFLSSPLRTLNQLPSQPFTGPFMAVLFAKLENMLQNSVYVNFLLTGLVAQLACHPQPLLRSFLLNTNMVFQPSVKSLLQVLGSVKNKIESFAASQEDFPALLSKAKKYLIARGKLDWAEGPAAGPAPRRSDPLVKSRRPSLGELLLRHAHSPTRARQAAQLVLQPGRDGAGLGLGGGSPGASTPVLPPRGGAPERQGEALRVKNAVYCAVIFPEFLKELAAISQAHAVTSPFLLDTSEEGSGPPVSGFGPLNP
- the FAM160A2 gene encoding FTS and Hook-interacting protein isoform X4, with amino-acid sequence MERMNWLSRLASRGPGHRVPQGSSLQTPVMADPETCLMVFKNHWSQVVRILERQGPRAAPGGADDLSAVRNHTYQMLTLLVEDRAVPSAPTAPGPLLEFALREDLLTRVLVWQLQWDELGDGVEERRAEQLKLFEMLVSEARQPLLRHGPVREALLTLLDACGRPVPSSPALDEGLVLLLSQLCVCLAREPSLLEFFLQPPPEPGAAPRLLLFSRLVPYVHREGTLGQQARDALLLLMALSAGSPTVGRYIADHSYFCPVLATGLSALYSSLPRKIEVPGDDWHCLRREDWLGVPALALFMSSLEFCNAVIQVAHPLVQKQLVDYIHNGFLVPVMGPALHKTSVEEMIASTAYLELFLRSISEPALLRTFLRFLLLHRHDTHTILDTLVARIGSNSRLCMVSLSLFRTLLNLSCEDVLLQLVLRYLVPCNHVMLSQKPAVRDVDLYGRAADKFLSLIPRCCRHRAPSPPRPEHASWARGPGSPSVDSSSVVTVPRPSTPSRLALFLRQQSLGGSESPAPAPRSPGLAASPASSPGRRPSPVEEPGELEDNYLEYLREARRGVDRCVRACRTWSAPYDGERPPPEPSPVGSRTKKRSLLPEEDRDNVGEGEEEELGSGGLAGGAGEGPGHLPPPQLNGMPGPWPEGAKKVRRVPQDGAGELSESTPEGMAGLEGFGQELRELEVALSNGGAGSEPPLEPPLPLEEEEAYESFTCPPEPPSPFLSSPLRTLNQLPSQPFTGPFMAVLFAKLENMLQNSVYVNFLLTGLVAQLACHPQPLLRSFLLNTNMVFQPSVKSLLQVLGSVKNKIESFAASQEDFPALLSKAKKYLIARGKLDWAEGPAAGPAPRRSDPLVKSRRPSLGELLLRHAHSPTRARQAAQLVLQPGRDGAGLGLGGGSPGASTPVLPPRGGAPERQGEALRVKNAVYCAVIFPEFLKELAAISQAHAVTSPFLLDTSEEGSGPPVSGFGPLNP
- the FAM160A2 gene encoding FTS and Hook-interacting protein isoform X1, giving the protein MERMNWLSRLASRGPGHRVPQGSSLQTPVMADPETCLMVFKNHWSQVVRILERQGPRAAPGGADDLSAVRNHTYQMLTLLVEDRAVPSAPTAPGPLLEFALREDLLTRVLVWQLQWDELGDGVEERRAEQLKLFEMLVSEARQPLLRHGPVREALLTLLDACGRPVPSSPALDEGLVLLLSQLCVCLAREPSLLEFFLQPPPEPGAAPRLLLFSRLVPYVHREGTLGQQARDALLLLMALSAGSPTVGRYIADHSYFCPVLATGLSALYSSLPRKIEVPGDDWHCLRREDWLGVPALALFMSSLEFCNAVIQVAHPLVQKQLVDYIHNGFLVPVMGPALHKTSVEEMIASTAYLELFLRSISEPALLRTFLRFLLLHRHDTHTILDTLVARIGSNSRVWPLPLSWLTWLCMVSLSLFRTLLNLSCEDVLLQLVLRYLVPCNHVMLSQKPAVRDVDLYGRAADKFLSLIPRCCRHRAPSPPRPEHASWARGGPSREAGRREDTTGPGSPSVDSSSVVTVPRPSTPSRLALFLRQQSLGGSESPAPAPRSPGLAASPASSPGRRPSPVEEPGELEDNYLEYLREARRGVDRCVRACRTWSAPYDGERPPPEPSPVGSRTKKRSLLPEEDRDNVGEGEEEELGSGGLAGGAGEGPGHLPPPQLNGMPGPWPEGAKKVRRVPQDGAGELSESTPEGMAGLEGFGQELRELEVALSNGGAGSEPPLEPPLPLEEEEAYESFTCPPEPPSPFLSSPLRTLNQLPSQPFTGPFMAVLFAKLENMLQNSVYVNFLLTGLVAQLACHPQPLLRSFLLNTNMVFQPSVKSLLQVLGSVKNKIESFAASQEDFPALLSKAKKYLIARGKLDWAEGPAAGPAPRRSDPLVKSRRPSLGELLLRHAHSPTRARQAAQLVLQPGRDGAGLGLGGGSPGASTPVLPPRGGAPERQGEALRVKNAVYCAVIFPEFLKELAAISQAHAVTSPFLLDTSEEGSGPPVSGFGPLNP